One segment of Agrococcus sp. ProA11 DNA contains the following:
- the pheS gene encoding phenylalanine--tRNA ligase subunit alpha, protein MPHPDENADLGARVDAAVAAALAAIDAATTTSELQAAKAAHNGQGSELAALNGGLRDVPPEDRKAAGQLIGAGRGRVAEAIAARQRELAEAEERAQLEAERVDVTALPRIRTAGGRHPLTMLIDEMSDVFVGMGWEVAEGPELEHEWYNFDALNVDPDHPARGESDTFYIAPADRHMVLRTQTSPVQMRSMLTRDLPIYIVAPGRVYRTDDIDATHLPVFTQIEGLAVDKGITMANLRGTLEHLARVMFGDEAKIRLRPNYFPFTEPSAEMDVWHPGMRGGPRWVEWGGCGMVNPNVLRAAGIDPDVYSGFAFGMGIERTLQFRYQLDDMRDMIEGDVRFTEQFGMVI, encoded by the coding sequence GTGCCACACCCCGACGAGAACGCTGACCTCGGCGCGCGCGTCGACGCCGCGGTAGCCGCGGCGCTCGCCGCCATCGATGCCGCCACGACCACGTCTGAGCTGCAGGCCGCGAAGGCCGCGCACAACGGGCAGGGGAGCGAGCTCGCCGCCCTGAACGGCGGGCTGCGCGACGTCCCACCCGAGGATCGCAAAGCCGCGGGCCAGCTGATCGGCGCGGGCCGCGGCCGGGTCGCAGAAGCGATCGCCGCGCGCCAGCGCGAGCTCGCCGAGGCGGAGGAGCGCGCGCAGCTCGAGGCCGAGCGCGTCGACGTGACCGCACTGCCGCGCATCCGCACGGCCGGTGGCAGGCACCCGCTCACCATGCTCATCGATGAGATGAGCGACGTCTTCGTCGGCATGGGGTGGGAGGTCGCCGAGGGTCCCGAGCTCGAGCACGAGTGGTACAACTTCGACGCGCTGAACGTCGACCCCGACCACCCAGCGCGCGGCGAATCCGACACCTTCTACATCGCGCCCGCCGACCGGCACATGGTGCTGCGCACGCAGACCAGCCCCGTGCAGATGCGGTCGATGCTCACGCGCGACCTCCCGATCTACATCGTCGCCCCCGGCCGCGTCTACCGCACTGACGACATCGACGCCACGCACCTGCCGGTCTTCACCCAGATCGAGGGACTGGCGGTCGACAAGGGCATCACCATGGCGAACCTGCGCGGCACGCTCGAGCACCTCGCCCGCGTGATGTTCGGCGACGAGGCGAAAATCCGCCTGCGCCCCAACTACTTCCCCTTCACCGAGCCGAGCGCCGAGATGGATGTCTGGCACCCCGGCATGCGCGGCGGCCCGCGCTGGGTCGAGTGGGGCGGCTGCGGCATGGTCAACCCCAATGTGCTGCGCGCAGCAGGGATCGACCCGGACGTCTACTCCGGCTTCGCGTTCGGCATGGGCATCGAGCGCACGCTGCAGTTCCGCTACCAGCTCGACGACATGCGCGACATGATCGAGGGCGATGTGCGCTTCACGGAGCAGTTCGGGATGGTGATCTGA
- a CDS encoding amino acid ABC transporter permease → MSQASVLYDVPGPRAVARNKTFGAVTIVVIVGLFALLLWRMAATGQFEASKWEAFGYAAIWRLIGEGLLNTLTAFALAAIGAIALGLVLAIGRLSDHAWVSVPVAWITELLRAVPVLVFMMLLYYAMPSIGVRFSPFEAVVIALIAYNGSVLAEVIRAGVESLPRGQGEAGYAVGLRKAGVMRLILLPQAIRAMMPVIISQLVVTLKDTALGFIITFEELLYTAKLIGSQAQLDRPIIQAAIVVGAIYIAICMLMSWVAYFVQRRTESSPKAKGEQKPKNDDNVTDTQLLLTQRGVDGLTGNEGGGGGFGRR, encoded by the coding sequence ATGAGCCAGGCCTCAGTCCTGTACGACGTCCCCGGACCGCGCGCCGTCGCTCGCAACAAGACGTTCGGTGCCGTCACGATCGTGGTGATCGTCGGCCTGTTCGCGCTGCTGCTGTGGCGCATGGCGGCGACCGGCCAGTTCGAGGCGTCCAAGTGGGAAGCGTTCGGCTACGCCGCCATCTGGCGGTTGATCGGCGAAGGCCTGCTCAACACCCTGACGGCGTTCGCGCTGGCTGCGATCGGCGCGATCGCGCTCGGCCTCGTGCTCGCCATCGGCCGGCTCAGCGATCACGCCTGGGTGAGCGTGCCGGTCGCGTGGATCACCGAGCTGCTGCGCGCGGTCCCCGTGCTCGTGTTCATGATGCTGCTGTACTACGCGATGCCCTCGATCGGGGTGCGCTTCTCACCCTTCGAAGCGGTCGTCATCGCGCTCATCGCGTACAACGGCTCGGTGCTCGCCGAGGTCATCCGCGCCGGTGTGGAGTCACTGCCTCGCGGGCAGGGCGAAGCCGGGTACGCGGTAGGGCTGCGGAAGGCCGGGGTCATGCGCCTCATCCTGCTGCCGCAGGCGATCCGCGCGATGATGCCGGTGATCATCTCGCAGCTCGTGGTGACGCTGAAGGACACCGCGCTCGGCTTCATCATCACATTCGAGGAGCTGCTGTACACGGCGAAGCTCATCGGCAGCCAGGCGCAGCTCGACCGCCCGATCATCCAGGCGGCCATCGTCGTCGGCGCGATCTACATCGCGATCTGCATGCTCATGTCGTGGGTCGCGTACTTCGTGCAGCGACGCACCGAGTCGTCGCCGAAGGCGAAGGGCGAGCAGAAGCCGAAGAATGACGACAACGTGACCGACACGCAGCTGCTGCTGACGCAGCGCGGCGTCGACGGACTCACCGGCAATGAAGGCGGGGGCGGCGGGTTCGGTCGTCGCTGA
- a CDS encoding amino acid ABC transporter permease has translation MFATIFDNLDLWGQALVGTLVLFFGGGAIALVLGFIVGAMRVSPIPIARAVGTAYVNLIRNTPLTLLFFFFALGVPVLAGSRMDFMVLAVLALGIYTATYVAETLRSGINTVPVGQAEAARAIGLPFGQVMTLVVLPQAGRAVIPPMMSVLIALLKNTTVAAGFSVLNLGSIRNNLSERGENAMFVLLWVAIAFVVLVAFLSWLQRTLENKWRVAR, from the coding sequence GTGTTCGCCACCATCTTCGACAACCTCGACCTCTGGGGTCAGGCCCTCGTCGGCACCCTCGTGCTGTTCTTCGGCGGCGGCGCGATCGCGCTGGTGCTGGGGTTCATCGTGGGCGCCATGCGCGTCTCTCCGATTCCGATCGCGCGGGCGGTCGGCACCGCCTACGTCAACCTCATCCGCAACACGCCGCTGACGCTGCTGTTCTTCTTCTTCGCGCTCGGCGTGCCGGTGCTCGCGGGCTCACGCATGGACTTCATGGTGCTCGCGGTGCTCGCGCTGGGCATCTACACCGCCACCTACGTGGCAGAGACGCTGCGCTCCGGCATCAACACCGTGCCCGTCGGCCAGGCCGAAGCGGCTCGCGCGATCGGCCTCCCGTTCGGCCAGGTGATGACCCTCGTCGTGCTGCCGCAGGCCGGCCGTGCCGTCATCCCGCCGATGATGAGCGTGCTCATCGCGCTCCTGAAGAACACCACGGTCGCCGCCGGCTTCTCGGTGCTGAACCTCGGCTCGATCCGGAACAACCTCTCAGAGCGAGGCGAGAACGCCATGTTCGTCCTGCTCTGGGTCGCCATCGCCTTCGTGGTGCTGGTCGCCTTCCTCTCCTGGCTGCAGCGAACGCTCGAGAACAAGTGGAGGGTCGCACGATGA
- a CDS encoding glutamate ABC transporter substrate-binding protein, whose product MRRTRLSAAVALSAAAAVALVGCAEGGDGATGDQPFEVASDVQLEGSPTFDAMSDAGTVRIGVKEDQPNLGFLDATTDTRSGFDVDIARWVAASLGFDEDAIEFQSIPSANREQALVNGDIDYYVGTYSITDGRKEQIDFAGPYFITGQGLLVASDSDIASEEDLVAGVNVCSATGSTPIQNIRDNYPDVETTEFDTYSQCVEALINDQVDAVTTDQAILIGYAAQNPDELMVVGEPFTEERYGIGIPKGDDALREHINTLLEENPDIWQAIYDNNLGDSGVEGTQPEVDRY is encoded by the coding sequence ATGCGTAGGACACGACTCTCAGCGGCGGTCGCACTCAGCGCCGCCGCGGCCGTCGCGCTCGTCGGCTGTGCCGAGGGCGGCGATGGCGCGACCGGCGACCAGCCGTTCGAGGTCGCATCGGACGTGCAGCTCGAGGGCTCGCCCACGTTCGACGCGATGAGCGATGCCGGCACCGTCCGCATCGGCGTCAAGGAGGACCAGCCCAACCTCGGCTTCCTCGACGCCACCACCGACACGCGCAGCGGCTTCGACGTCGACATCGCGCGCTGGGTCGCGGCATCGCTCGGCTTCGACGAGGACGCGATCGAGTTCCAGTCGATCCCCTCGGCCAACCGCGAGCAGGCGCTCGTGAACGGCGACATCGACTACTACGTCGGCACCTACTCGATCACCGACGGACGCAAGGAGCAGATCGACTTCGCCGGTCCGTACTTCATCACAGGCCAGGGCCTGCTGGTCGCGTCCGACTCCGACATCGCTTCCGAGGAAGACCTCGTCGCGGGCGTGAACGTGTGCTCTGCTACCGGCTCGACGCCGATCCAGAACATCCGCGACAACTACCCGGATGTCGAGACCACCGAGTTCGACACGTACTCGCAGTGCGTCGAGGCGCTCATCAACGACCAGGTGGATGCCGTCACGACCGACCAGGCGATCCTGATCGGCTACGCCGCGCAGAACCCGGACGAGCTGATGGTCGTGGGTGAGCCCTTCACCGAGGAGCGCTACGGCATCGGCATCCCGAAGGGCGATGACGCGCTCCGCGAGCACATCAACACGCTGCTCGAGGAGAACCCCGACATCTGGCAGGCCATCTACGACAACAACCTGGGTGACTCCGGCGTCGAGGGCACGCAGCCCGAGGTCGACCGCTACTGA
- a CDS encoding amino acid ABC transporter ATP-binding protein → MQPLVEIVNVDKHYGEFQALKNINLTVGKGEVVVVIGPSGSGKSTLCRAINRLETISSGSISIDGKELPKEGKGLAALRADVGMVFQSFNLFAHKSILENVTLGPIKVRGLKKAEAVKEAHALLERVGVAQQESKLPAQLSGGQQQRVAIARALAMKPKVMLFDEPTSALDPEMINEVLDVMVGLAKEGMTMVVVTHEMGFARKAADRVVFMAEGEIVEEATPEEFFTNPRSSRAKDFLSKLITH, encoded by the coding sequence ATGCAGCCCCTCGTCGAGATCGTCAATGTGGACAAGCACTATGGCGAGTTCCAAGCGCTGAAGAACATCAACCTCACCGTCGGCAAGGGCGAGGTGGTGGTCGTCATCGGCCCCTCCGGCTCTGGCAAGTCGACGCTCTGCCGCGCGATCAACCGGCTCGAGACCATCAGCTCCGGCTCCATCTCGATCGACGGCAAGGAGCTGCCCAAGGAGGGCAAGGGCCTGGCTGCCCTGCGCGCCGACGTCGGCATGGTGTTCCAGTCGTTCAATCTCTTCGCCCACAAGTCGATCCTCGAGAACGTCACGCTCGGCCCCATCAAGGTGCGCGGCCTGAAGAAGGCGGAAGCCGTCAAGGAGGCGCACGCGCTGCTCGAGCGCGTCGGTGTCGCCCAGCAGGAGTCGAAGCTGCCCGCGCAGCTCTCCGGCGGCCAGCAGCAGCGCGTCGCGATCGCGCGCGCCCTGGCGATGAAGCCCAAGGTCATGCTCTTCGACGAGCCCACGAGCGCGCTCGACCCGGAGATGATCAACGAGGTGCTCGACGTCATGGTCGGCCTCGCCAAGGAGGGCATGACGATGGTCGTCGTGACCCACGAGATGGGCTTCGCACGCAAGGCCGCCGACCGGGTGGTCTTCATGGCCGAGGGCGAGATCGTCGAAGAGGCGACCCCGGAGGAGTTCTTCACGAACCCGCGGAGCAGCCGGGCCAAGGACTTCCTCTCCAAGCTCATCACCCACTGA
- a CDS encoding RNA methyltransferase, whose protein sequence is MLDSPRAPRVREAAKLQQRTARSQTGLFLLEGPAALDEIVRWQPALLVDVFATPTARERHSELIAAAAQHAPITDVSDRALAAIADTVHPQGVVAVAKQAPVRLEDAIARAVEAAHPLIAILHEVRDPGNLGTILRAADAAGASAVIVTANSVDPFSPKVVRATTGSLFHLDVSVGAGTSDAIDAAAAAGLTVLAADVAGEDLLALQADGVLARPTAWLFGNEARGLDADTARLADRSVRLPVYGHAESLNLATAASVCLYQSAFAQRGR, encoded by the coding sequence GTGCTCGACAGCCCCCGTGCGCCGCGCGTGCGAGAGGCTGCCAAGCTCCAGCAGCGAACAGCCCGGTCTCAGACCGGGCTGTTCCTGTTGGAGGGCCCGGCGGCGCTCGACGAGATCGTGCGCTGGCAGCCCGCGCTGCTCGTCGACGTCTTCGCCACCCCGACAGCGCGCGAGCGCCACAGCGAGCTGATCGCCGCCGCGGCGCAGCACGCGCCCATCACCGACGTCTCCGACCGCGCGCTCGCGGCGATCGCCGACACCGTGCACCCGCAGGGCGTGGTGGCCGTCGCCAAGCAGGCGCCGGTGCGGCTCGAGGATGCGATCGCGCGGGCCGTCGAGGCGGCGCACCCGCTGATCGCGATCCTGCACGAGGTGCGGGACCCCGGCAACCTCGGCACCATCCTGCGCGCCGCAGACGCGGCGGGGGCATCCGCGGTCATCGTCACCGCCAACTCCGTCGACCCCTTCAGCCCCAAGGTGGTGCGCGCCACCACCGGCTCGCTGTTCCACCTCGACGTCTCCGTGGGTGCCGGCACGAGCGATGCGATCGACGCGGCCGCCGCGGCCGGCCTCACCGTGCTCGCGGCGGATGTGGCGGGGGAGGACCTGCTCGCGCTGCAGGCCGACGGCGTGCTGGCCCGCCCCACGGCGTGGCTCTTCGGCAACGAGGCGCGCGGCCTGGATGCCGATACCGCCCGGCTGGCCGACCGGTCGGTGCGGCTGCCGGTCTACGGCCACGCGGAGTCGCTGAACCTCGCCACCGCCGCATCCGTCTGCCTCTACCAGAGCGCCTTCGCCCAGCGGGGTCGGTAA
- the rplT gene encoding 50S ribosomal protein L20, which produces MARVKRAVNAHKKRRVILEQASGYRGQRSRLYRKAKEQLLHSHVYAFRDRKAKKGDFRRLWIQRINAASRQNGLTYNRLIQGLGLAGIEVDRRMLADLAINDAATFTALVEAAKAALPTDTSAPSNAA; this is translated from the coding sequence ATGGCACGTGTCAAGAGAGCAGTCAACGCCCACAAGAAGCGTCGGGTCATCCTCGAGCAGGCTTCGGGCTACCGTGGACAGCGCTCGCGCCTGTACCGCAAGGCGAAGGAGCAGCTGCTCCACTCGCACGTCTACGCCTTCCGTGACCGCAAGGCGAAGAAGGGCGACTTCCGCCGCCTGTGGATCCAGCGCATCAACGCTGCCTCCCGCCAGAACGGCCTGACCTACAACCGCCTCATCCAGGGCCTCGGCCTGGCTGGCATCGAGGTCGACCGCCGCATGCTGGCCGATCTGGCGATCAACGATGCCGCCACGTTCACGGCGCTCGTCGAGGCAGCCAAGGCTGCGCTGCCGACCGACACGTCGGCTCCGTCGAACGCGGCCTGA
- the rpmI gene encoding 50S ribosomal protein L35, producing the protein MPKQKTHSGAKKRFKVTGSGKVRSQQSGMRHNLEVKSGGQKRRLNRDKILAPADAKVIKKLLGR; encoded by the coding sequence ATGCCCAAGCAGAAGACGCACTCCGGTGCGAAGAAGCGCTTCAAGGTCACCGGCAGCGGCAAGGTCCGCTCGCAGCAGTCCGGCATGCGCCACAACCTCGAGGTGAAGTCGGGTGGCCAGAAGCGCCGCCTCAACCGGGACAAGATCCTGGCCCCGGCCGACGCCAAGGTCATCAAGAAGCTCCTCGGGCGCTGA
- the infC gene encoding translation initiation factor IF-3 codes for MSDPRTNERIRVPEVRLVGPAGEQVGVVRVEDALRLAREAELDLVEVAPEARPPVVKIMDYGKFKYEQAQKAKDARRNQANTVLKEVRFRLKIDEHDYETKRKRAQGFLEGGDKVKAMILFRGREQSRPELGVKLLQRFAEDIQEYGSVESSPTIDGRNMVMIVGPSRSKSDAKAEQNAARIAHKKEEQEKRRLEAEKQAAYQAAIEAERPARPAVPAQSRVRSQPEPVRSSRPASSSSRPSSSSSSSASSRPKSEPRSEPRSEPRSEPRSDSRPKQTARTVQPTPAGAPRPAGAPRPAAAPAASTSAAPAAAAKPAAGSAAAKPATPAASKPAAKPGAPKPAGKPAAPSAAAKPATPKAKPAASPASEPSE; via the coding sequence ATCAGCGATCCCCGCACCAATGAGCGCATCCGCGTCCCCGAAGTCCGACTGGTTGGACCTGCAGGCGAGCAGGTCGGTGTCGTCCGGGTCGAGGATGCACTTCGTCTTGCCCGTGAAGCAGAGCTCGACCTCGTCGAGGTCGCACCCGAGGCGCGCCCGCCCGTGGTCAAGATCATGGACTACGGCAAGTTCAAGTACGAGCAGGCGCAGAAGGCCAAGGATGCACGTCGCAACCAGGCGAACACGGTCCTCAAGGAGGTCCGCTTCCGCCTGAAGATCGACGAGCACGACTACGAGACCAAGCGCAAGCGTGCGCAGGGCTTCCTCGAGGGCGGCGACAAGGTCAAGGCGATGATCCTCTTCCGCGGCCGCGAGCAGTCGCGCCCCGAGCTGGGCGTGAAGCTGCTGCAGCGCTTCGCCGAGGACATCCAGGAGTACGGCTCGGTCGAGTCGTCGCCGACCATCGACGGTCGCAACATGGTGATGATCGTCGGTCCGTCGCGCTCCAAGTCGGATGCCAAGGCAGAGCAGAACGCTGCCCGCATCGCGCACAAGAAGGAAGAGCAGGAGAAGCGCCGCCTGGAGGCTGAGAAGCAGGCCGCGTACCAGGCAGCGATCGAGGCCGAGCGCCCCGCCCGCCCGGCCGTGCCCGCGCAGAGCCGCGTGCGCAGCCAGCCGGAGCCGGTGCGCTCCAGCCGTCCCGCGTCGTCCTCGTCGCGCCCGTCGTCCTCGTCGTCCTCGAGCGCGTCGTCGCGTCCCAAGTCCGAGCCCCGCTCGGAGCCGCGTTCCGAGCCGCGTTCGGAGCCGCGCTCCGACTCGCGCCCCAAGCAGACCGCTCGCACGGTCCAGCCCACTCCGGCAGGCGCCCCGCGTCCCGCCGGTGCCCCCCGGCCCGCTGCCGCTCCCGCGGCATCGACCTCCGCTGCGCCCGCCGCCGCGGCCAAGCCTGCTGCGGGTTCCGCAGCGGCCAAGCCCGCGACGCCTGCAGCGTCCAAGCCCGCCGCGAAGCCCGGCGCCCCGAAGCCTGCTGGCAAGCCCGCAGCGCCCTCGGCGGCGGCCAAGCCCGCGACGCCCAAGGCCAAGCCGGCGGCTTCACCCGCCAGCGAGCCATCCGAGTAG
- a CDS encoding DUF1844 domain-containing protein, with protein MTELGEHTHGDDALEQTRDIADVPAVELINTVAIHLLSAAAVKVGLADDPEQQVDLDEARKLINALAGLVTAAAPEIGGVHAAPLRDGLRSVQLAFREASSMPDAPGKGPGEKWTGSVV; from the coding sequence ATGACCGAGCTCGGCGAGCACACCCACGGCGATGACGCCCTCGAGCAGACGCGCGACATCGCCGACGTGCCGGCGGTCGAGCTCATCAACACCGTCGCGATCCACCTGCTGAGTGCCGCGGCCGTGAAGGTCGGCCTTGCGGACGACCCTGAGCAGCAGGTCGACCTCGACGAGGCGCGCAAGCTCATCAACGCGCTCGCCGGCCTCGTGACCGCGGCGGCACCCGAGATCGGCGGCGTGCACGCGGCGCCGCTGCGCGACGGGCTGCGCTCGGTGCAGCTCGCCTTCCGCGAGGCGAGCTCGATGCCCGACGCGCCCGGCAAGGGCCCCGGCGAGAAGTGGACCGGCTCGGTCGTCTGA
- a CDS encoding SseB family protein, whose product MSREADSAGRPWEGRSFQHHDTAYAGDDGSAPAAYLEAVAGLAAGASGRALVVDALRGERLLVPLLAAAGETGLDDRGRTIDKTQELSIVEVQAPDGGTILPIFSHVTAMQAWNRQARPVPTSVQRAAAAALDGPARVVVDPGAESEFVLTRAMLEALLADAAWSWGVEDQAVHAAVADALFAQPAVQAVVLATGDPRSRLAGPELEVHALVDDDVDAPEQVQAAAAQIAAAPVVRASIASVVVRLHRWNGGAAQLPLAAPAALARTRDDWAAAR is encoded by the coding sequence GTGAGCCGCGAGGCGGACTCGGCGGGGCGGCCCTGGGAGGGCCGCTCGTTCCAGCACCACGACACCGCCTACGCGGGCGATGACGGATCGGCGCCCGCGGCATACCTGGAAGCGGTCGCGGGTCTCGCCGCAGGCGCGTCCGGTCGCGCGCTCGTGGTCGACGCGCTCCGCGGCGAGCGGCTGCTCGTGCCGCTGCTGGCGGCGGCAGGCGAGACCGGGCTCGATGACCGCGGCCGCACGATCGACAAGACGCAGGAGCTCTCGATCGTCGAGGTGCAGGCGCCGGACGGCGGCACGATCCTGCCGATATTCTCGCACGTGACCGCGATGCAGGCCTGGAACCGGCAGGCACGACCCGTGCCCACGAGCGTGCAGCGCGCCGCCGCGGCCGCACTCGACGGGCCTGCGCGCGTGGTCGTCGACCCCGGCGCCGAGAGCGAGTTCGTGCTCACGCGCGCGATGCTGGAAGCGCTGCTCGCGGACGCCGCCTGGTCGTGGGGCGTCGAGGATCAGGCGGTGCATGCCGCGGTCGCCGACGCGCTCTTCGCACAGCCGGCGGTGCAGGCCGTGGTGCTCGCCACCGGCGACCCCCGCAGCCGCCTCGCCGGGCCGGAGCTCGAGGTGCACGCGCTCGTCGACGACGACGTGGACGCACCGGAGCAGGTGCAGGCGGCGGCAGCGCAGATCGCCGCGGCGCCGGTCGTGCGCGCGAGCATCGCGAGCGTCGTCGTGCGGCTGCACCGCTGGAACGGGGGAGCGGCGCAGCTGCCGCTCGCGGCGCCTGCGGCGCTCGCCCGCACGCGCGACGACTGGGCCGCCGCGCGCTGA
- the priA gene encoding bifunctional 1-(5-phosphoribosyl)-5-((5-phosphoribosylamino)methylideneamino)imidazole-4-carboxamide isomerase/phosphoribosylanthranilate isomerase PriA, with protein MTDFNQSPKLQLLPAIDVAGGKAVRLTQGEAGTETSFGSPIDAAEDWVRQGAEWIHLVDLDAAFGRGDNRAIIKKVIKAVKGNVQVELSGGIRDEASLEAALATGVKRINLGTAALENPEWTASVISEYGDQIAVGLDVRGTTLAARGWTQDGGDLWHVLDRLEAAGCSRYVVTDVTKDGTLQGPNIELLRQVAERTQKPIVASGGVASLDDIAALRELVPHGVEGAIVGKALYAGAFTLVAALDVAGQ; from the coding sequence ATGACCGATTTCAACCAGTCGCCCAAGCTGCAGCTGCTGCCCGCCATCGATGTCGCCGGCGGCAAGGCCGTGCGGCTGACGCAGGGCGAGGCGGGCACGGAGACCTCCTTCGGCTCGCCCATCGATGCGGCCGAGGACTGGGTGCGCCAGGGCGCCGAGTGGATCCACCTCGTCGACCTCGACGCCGCGTTCGGTCGCGGCGACAACCGCGCCATCATCAAGAAGGTGATCAAGGCGGTCAAGGGCAACGTGCAGGTCGAGCTCTCCGGCGGCATCCGCGACGAGGCATCGCTGGAGGCCGCACTCGCCACGGGCGTGAAGCGCATCAACCTCGGCACCGCCGCGCTCGAGAACCCCGAGTGGACGGCATCGGTCATCTCCGAATACGGCGACCAGATCGCCGTCGGCCTCGACGTGCGCGGCACGACGCTCGCCGCACGCGGATGGACGCAGGATGGCGGCGACCTCTGGCACGTGCTCGACCGCCTGGAGGCGGCTGGCTGCAGCCGCTACGTCGTCACCGATGTCACGAAGGACGGCACGCTGCAGGGACCCAACATCGAGCTGCTGCGGCAGGTCGCCGAGCGCACGCAGAAGCCCATCGTCGCCTCCGGCGGCGTCGCGAGCCTCGACGACATCGCGGCGCTGCGCGAGCTCGTGCCGCACGGCGTCGAGGGCGCCATCGTCGGCAAGGCGCTCTACGCCGGCGCCTTCACGCTGGTCGCGGCGCTGGACGTCGCGGGCCAGTAA
- the hisH gene encoding imidazole glycerol phosphate synthase subunit HisH, giving the protein MPGSATGSSRPTVALLDYGLGNVHSAAKALEAAGANVSLTADRTTVMEADGLVVPGVGSIAACMAGIQAIRGGELIGRRLAGSRPVLGICVGMQVLFTAGEEGGVHTDALDEWPGTVRRLQADVLPHMGWAEVEAPEDSELFAGIRDERFYFVHSYAATEWSIDPHPRIRQPRVTWATHGERFLAAVENGPLSATQFHPEKSGEAGIALLANWVRGL; this is encoded by the coding sequence ATGCCCGGCTCGGCAACGGGGTCGTCGCGCCCGACCGTCGCGCTGCTCGACTACGGCCTCGGCAACGTGCACTCCGCGGCGAAGGCCCTGGAGGCCGCCGGCGCGAACGTCTCGCTGACGGCTGACCGCACGACGGTCATGGAGGCCGACGGCCTGGTGGTGCCCGGCGTCGGCTCGATCGCTGCGTGCATGGCCGGCATCCAGGCCATCCGCGGTGGTGAGCTCATCGGTCGTCGGCTGGCCGGCAGCCGACCGGTGCTCGGCATCTGCGTGGGCATGCAGGTGCTCTTCACGGCGGGCGAGGAGGGCGGCGTGCACACCGACGCGCTCGACGAGTGGCCGGGCACCGTGCGCCGCCTGCAGGCCGACGTGCTGCCCCACATGGGGTGGGCAGAGGTCGAGGCGCCGGAGGACTCCGAGCTCTTCGCGGGCATCCGAGACGAGCGCTTCTACTTCGTGCACTCCTACGCGGCGACCGAGTGGAGCATCGACCCTCACCCGCGCATCCGGCAGCCGCGCGTCACCTGGGCCACGCACGGGGAGCGCTTCCTCGCCGCGGTCGAGAACGGCCCGCTGAGCGCGACGCAGTTCCACCCGGAGAAGTCGGGGGAGGCGGGCATTGCCCTGCTGGCGAACTGGGTTCGCGGCCTCTGA
- the hisB gene encoding imidazoleglycerol-phosphate dehydratase HisB yields MARTATIERSTSESTIRLSLDLDGSGSSSISTTVPFFDHMLTAFSKHSLIDLDVQSTGDTDIDAHHTVEDTAIALGLALRDALGDKAGVRRYGDATVPLDEALARAVVDLSGRPFLVHGGEPAGFELHRIGGHFTGSLVRHVFEAITLNARITAHVDVLAGRDPHHIAEAEFKAFARAMRMAVEPDPRVTGVPSTKGAL; encoded by the coding sequence ATGGCCCGCACCGCAACGATCGAGCGCTCCACGAGCGAGTCGACCATCCGGCTCTCGCTGGATCTCGACGGCTCCGGCAGCTCGTCGATCTCGACCACCGTGCCGTTCTTCGATCACATGCTGACGGCGTTCTCGAAGCACTCGCTCATCGATCTCGACGTGCAGTCGACGGGCGACACCGACATCGATGCGCACCACACGGTGGAGGACACGGCGATCGCGCTCGGCCTCGCGCTGCGCGACGCGCTCGGCGACAAGGCGGGCGTGCGCCGCTACGGCGACGCGACCGTGCCGCTCGACGAGGCACTCGCCCGCGCGGTCGTCGATCTCTCCGGCCGACCCTTCCTCGTGCACGGCGGCGAGCCCGCCGGATTCGAGCTGCACCGCATCGGCGGCCACTTCACCGGCTCGCTCGTGCGCCACGTCTTCGAGGCGATCACGCTCAACGCGCGCATCACGGCGCACGTGGACGTGCTCGCCGGTCGCGACCCGCACCACATCGCCGAGGCGGAGTTCAAGGCCTTCGCCCGCGCCATGCGCATGGCCGTCGAGCCCGACCCGCGCGTGACGGGCGTGCCGTCCACGAAGGGCGCTCTCTGA